A stretch of Gemmatimonadaceae bacterium DNA encodes these proteins:
- the surE gene encoding 5'/3'-nucleotidase SurE: MRLLCTNDDGILAFGLECLAKAAAPLGEVTIVAPDREQSATSHSLTLHHPIRPVMRGEHRWQVDGTPTDCVMLAVEALMPERPDFVLSGINHGHNMGEDVLYSGTVAAAMEGVTLGIPAMALSFAGGELKADPALLADQVQVVSKLLGHLVHLEHIPRDTLLNINLPPLPAAQIKGIRLTRLGRRVYSDSLVRMHDPRGREIFWIGGGSAEWSGADDSDFRAVNEGYVSVTPLTLDLTHTRMLEDATSWWMELP, translated from the coding sequence ATGCGGCTGTTGTGCACCAACGACGACGGCATCCTCGCGTTCGGTCTGGAGTGTCTGGCCAAGGCCGCCGCTCCGTTAGGCGAGGTGACGATCGTCGCGCCCGATCGCGAGCAGAGCGCCACCAGCCACTCGCTGACGCTGCACCATCCGATCCGGCCGGTGATGCGGGGCGAGCACCGATGGCAGGTGGATGGCACGCCGACCGACTGCGTCATGCTCGCCGTCGAGGCGCTCATGCCCGAGCGGCCGGACTTCGTGCTGAGCGGCATCAACCACGGGCACAACATGGGCGAGGACGTGCTCTACTCGGGCACGGTGGCCGCGGCGATGGAAGGGGTCACGTTAGGCATTCCCGCCATGGCGCTGTCGTTCGCCGGCGGAGAGCTCAAGGCCGATCCGGCGCTGCTCGCCGACCAGGTCCAGGTCGTGTCCAAGCTGCTCGGCCACCTGGTGCACCTCGAGCACATCCCGCGCGACACGCTGCTCAACATCAACCTGCCGCCGCTGCCGGCGGCGCAGATCAAGGGCATCCGCCTAACGCGGTTGGGCAGGCGGGTGTACTCCGACTCGCTGGTGCGCATGCACGACCCGCGCGGCCGCGAGATCTTCTGGATCGGGGGCGGCTCGGCGGAGTGGAGCGGGGCCGACGACTCGGACTTCCGCGCCGTCAACGAGGGATACGTGTCCGTCACGCCGTTGACGCTCGACCTCACGCACACCCGCATGCTGGAGGACGCGACGTCGTGGTGGATGGAACTGCCATGA